The sequence GATCGGCACGAGCACTGCCTCGGCCCTTGGTGTAGGCAATGAGACGACCGCCGGACGGGCCGGTGCGACCATCTCCACCCAGGAAGCGGCGCAGAAGGCCCTGGTGGCCATCACCAACGCGGTGGTTTCCAAGGACAAGATCCGTGCACATCTGGGCGCGTTGCAGAACCGCCTGGAGAACACCGTCTCCAACCTCACCACCCAGGCTGAAAACTTGCAGGCGGCCGAATCCCGCATTTCCGACGTGGACGTGGCCACGGAAATGACGCAGTTTGTCCGCAACCAGATCCTCACCCAGTCGTCTGTGGCCATGCTCTCGCAGGCCAACAGCATGCCCAAGATGGCCATGCAGCTTATCCAGGGTTAACGCTGGTTGAGGGCGTGCTTTAGCACGTATCCCAAAATATCCCCGAAGGGTTCGCCCTTCGGGGATATTTTGCTGCGGAGACGTCTTTTCCGGCGGGGCCAGTATGGGCGCGCTAGCGCAGGCTCAGGCCAGCGCGGTCAGATCATAGTCCGTATTTTCCACTATATCGCATTCCACTAGCGCTCCGGGCGCAATGCCCGGCCCGCTCACATAGGTGATGCCGTCCACCTCCGGCGCCTGAAACCACACACGCCCGCTGTGCAGTCCCGGCCAGTCGGGATGCGGGGCATCCACCAGCACCTGCATACGGCTGCCCACCTGCGCGGAGAGCAGTTCGTTGCTGATGTCGGCCTGAATTTCCATAAGAGAATCCCTGCGCCACTGTTTGACTTCATCCGGCACCTGATCGGGCAATGTTGCCGCCACGGTGCCATCTTCTGCCTGATAGGCAAACACACCCACGTGCTGAAAACGGCTTTCTTCTACAAAACGGCACAGACTTTCAAAATGCTCTTCCGTTTCGCCAGGATAGCCAACAATAAAGGTCGTGCGCAAAGCCGCATGGGGCAGCACGGAGCGCACGGTATCCAGTACTCGCCGGGGGTCGCCCGCAAAAGGCCGACCCATGCGCGACAGCACATCAGGGTGAGCGTGTTGCAGGGGAATATCCAGATAAGGCAGCAAAGGCGCGCCGCAATCTCTGATAAAACGCAAAAGCTCCGGCGTCACGCCTGTGGGGTACAGGTAGAGCAGGCGCAGCCAGGCGAGGCCCTCAAGCCCCACCAGCTTTTCAAGCAGGCTGGGCAGGCCGTGCTTGAGCCCAAGATCAACACCCCAGGAGGTCAGATCCTGCGCCACAAGATCAAGCTCGCGCACGCCCTGGGCCAGCAGAGCCCTGGCTTCATCGGCAATATCGTCGGCGGTAAGCGATTTAAGGCCGCCCCTGATGGAAGGAATGGTGCAGAACGCGCACTTGTGCCTGCACCCCTCGCCCACCTTGAGCCATGCGTACGAAGGGCCGGTAGAAAGCAGTCTGCCGCCGCCGGGGATACGGGCAGGAGGCTCGGGCAGGTCCAGGGCCGCTGCCAGCATGGCTGGCCAGCGCGGCAGATCACCCGTGGGCAGCCACACGTCCACTTCCGGCAGTTCCGCTGCCAGATCGGCAGCGCCATAACGCCCCACCATGCAGCCGCCTACAGCCAGCAGGGGCTTAACCTTGCACTTTTCAAGCCTCTGGATGGCGTCCACAACCGCGCGAACAGATTCACGCACGGCAGGGTCGATGAATCCGCAGGTATTGATGAAAACCAGACGCGCCTTGCCCATGTGTTCCACATGCTGCACGGCGACCCCAAGCGAACCGAGCAGGCGCTCACTGTCCACGCGGTTTTTGGGGCAGCCAAGGCTCAGCGACCATACTTTCAGGGAATTAGGAAAAATAGCTCGTGTCATGGGGGCACAATACAGAGGGGCGGGGCGCTTGTCATCATTGAGGCCAGTCCCCATTCTTCAAACCGGACGTGCCCAGACCGACAAATTTGCAAAACGATAACACAGATGCTAGATCTAATCAGTTGTCTAACAGGCTAATACACAAATGTAATGCCGCACGGCGGAACATAAAAATGAAAAACGCGGACCCTGCAAACCTCAGCATATCGGCTACCCAATCCGGGGAAAAGCCGCCTGCGGAATCTCCTCAGGAGATTTGCCTTTCCCATGCCTTGCAGAGTGTCTACGGCGACATATTGCTTATAGATTTTGAGAGGGATACCTGCCGCGAACTGTACCACGGAGAAGGTCACTTTACGCGCATGCCTCTGGATCAGCCCCTTGCCGAAACGTTCAAACGCGAACTTGCCGAGAGGATTCACCCCGACGATGCACAGCGTTTTGCGGCTTTTTTTTCTCAGGACAGCCTGCAACAGATGCTGGCGCAGACTCCCCTTTTTGCTGCGGAAGACATTCGCAAAAAAGCCCTCAACGGCTTGTACCGATGGGTGCGTATTATTGCCTTTCCTGCCCCCCAATACGGCGGGGAACAGACCTATATTGTCTGCACAGAAGACATTGAAAACCACAAAATTGCAGCCGATATTGCCCATGAGAACGAGATGCTGCGCCGGCAAAAGCTGGATGCCCTGCGTTACAAGGCAGTGGTGGACCACACCCGCACTCTGGTTTTTGAATGGAGCGGCACAGATCTGACCTACCTGAGCCACAGGATTCCCGAACTGCTGGCGGGCGAATACGACGGGCGCAATCCCTTTGACGTGTGGCGTGAAGATGATGTTCTCTACGCGGGCGACATGGAGCCCTTTGACACCTGCCTGGCGCGCCTTGCCCTGGGTATCCGCTCTGGCGAAACGACCATTCGCCTGCGCCGTCGAGACGGCCAGTACATCTGGTGCAAGATCACCTACACCAAGCTTGACGACGGGGAGTCTGAAGAACGCTACATCGGCACTCTCAACGACGTGGACGCAGCTACGCGCACCGAGCAGGCCCTGCGCCTGCGCGCAGAGCACGACCCACTCACAGGCGCTTTCAACACCCAGACATTTTTTGAAAAAATAGACAAGCTCATCAAAAACCGGCCCAATGAGCAGTACTGCGTATTGCGCTTTGACGTGGCCGGGTTCAAGGCCATCAACGAATCTTTTGGGCTTGAAGAGGGCAACCGCCTGCTGCGGGGCATTGCCCGCCTGATCCGCCAGCGCCTCATATCTGAAAAGGAAATCTTTGCCCGGCTCACCGCCGATGTTTTTGCCGTCTGCCTCACAGGCGGCGCCGAGCGGACGCTACAGTTCATCCAGAACCTTTCTCTGCGTCTGGATCACTATTCCGACACCTTTCGGGTCAAGCTGTTCTTTGGCATCTGCCCTGTGGAGAACTCCCGCACTCCGGCTCACATCCTGTGCGACTGGGCCTATCTGGCGCAGAAGACGGTCAAGGGCAGCGACATTGTCAATTTTGCCTTTTACGATGATGCCCTACGCAAACGCCTGCACGATGAAAGCTACATCACTGACCAGATGTATGAAGCGCTGGAAAAAAACCAGTTCAGGCTTTTTCTGCAACCCAAGGTGCAGATTTCCAGCGGGCGCATTGTGGGAGCAGAAGCGCTGGTGCGCTGGCAGCACCCCACAGACGGGCTTATCCTGCCCGGGCGTTTTATTCCTTTGTTTGAACGCAACGGCTTTATTGTGCGGCTGGACTCGTACATCTGGGACCAGACCTGCCAGACCCTGCGTACATGGCTCGACAAGCAGTATGAACCCATGCCCATCTCTGTGAACATGTCGCGTCTGCATTTTAACGACGACGATTTGCCCAACAAGCTCGTCAGCCTCCTGAACAAGTACAATCTGCCCCGCCACATGCTTGAGCTGGAACTGACCGAGAGTGCCTTTTTTGCCAATGAGCCAAGGCTGAAACGCCTTATGAACGAACTGCGGGCCGCGGGATTTGTTTTTTCCATGGACGATTTCGGCACAGGCTATTCATCGCTGAGTACATTGCGCGATCTGCCCTTCAATGTGGTCAAGCTTGACCGGGCCTTCATCAGCGACGGCACCACCAACAAGCGCGGCCAGATTGTGGCCCGCAACACCATCGCTCTGGCGCGCGACCTTGATATGTCCATTGTGGCTGAAGGCGTGGAAACCAAGGAACACGCCCGTTTCTTGCTCAACAGCGGTTGCAACTGCGCCCAGGGTTTCTATTATTCCAGGCCAGTGGATACGGCGGAGTTTGAAGTGCTCAGCTTCGTGCAGGAAAAGGCCTTCTGGGTGCATCCGCAGCTGAAGGAAGACGCCATCCGTCTGGGGCTGCCCATAAGCACGGAAGCCCCCATTAAAGAATACTGATTTTCCCCGCCACGCCTTCCCCCCACGCTCCGGCAACACTGATTCAAGCCGTAAAACTACAGCAGAACTGTTCTGCACCTGCTGCCTCATCATGCATGGCATGCCCTGGCATGCATGGCCGCGGGCTTGCCCCGTTTACAGCGGCAGACGCAGCAGGCGGATGGTATGCGGCTGGATATACAGCAGCTTGCCTTCGCGAATGTCGTCCGCGCGGGTCACAAAGCTGTCCTTGTTCACGTTCAGGATGGCTTCTGCCTCGTGGCTGCAGTCAAAAAGATGCAGCACCTCACCGGTCAGCGAGTCGGCGGTGGTCCAGTGCCGGTTCACAGGCGGGCCATCCGGGGTGATGTGACGCAGAAAACGGAAGATCACAGCCCTGCCGCTGCCCGGCGCAAGCCATGTGCGGCAGCATTCCCATACCTGATCCACAGAGGGGTCGTCCTCATCTGTAAAGGGCTGGCGCACTTCCAGCGGAAAGGAACGGCTCTGGATACGCAGCATGCCGTCAACCAGCCCGCAATAGTCAGTTTCCTGCTCCAGCACGGCACGGAAGGCTTCCGGCGAGGCCGCAAGTCCCATCAGGGTTTCATTAAGAATGTCGCGCGCCTTGAGAACCCTGATGGTGTGGGTCAGCCGCAAGCCGTTGAGCACTGCATAAATTGCGCAAAAAGTGTCCAGTTTGCCCTGATAAAACGGTTTCAGCATGAATACCCCCGTTGGTTGTTATGCCCACAGCAACACCCAGGGTCAAGCCTTCCACCCCGCCAGCATTTCTGCTTTTGCAAAGGTCTTTCTTTACAAGCTGCTGCCTCACGTGTATAAAAGAGCCTTCACAAACAATATCACAATACCTTGATATGCAGATATTCACAAATCCCAAAGAGTTGACGGCCCAATGCAAGGCCTGGCACCGCGCCGGAGACGATATCGCTCTGGTGCCTACCATGGGTTACTACCATCAGGGGCACGAAGACCTCATGGCCTTTGCCCGCACGCAGGCCAAACGCCTGGTGGTGAGCCTTTTTGTCAACCCTGCCCAGTTTGGCCCCGGCGAGGATCTGGAAGCATACCCCCGCAATGCCGAGCGCGATGCGGACATAGCCCGCAATCATGGGGCGGACGCGCTTTTTATGCCGCAGCCCGAAACCATGTACGCGCAAGACCACGCCACCTGGGTGGAAGTTCCCGAACTTTCCCGAGGCCTGTGCGGCCTCACCCGGCCTGTGCATTTTCGCGGCGTATGCACCGTGGTGCTCAAGCTCTTTATGCTGACCGGCGCGGATGTCGCCGTTTTTGGGCAGAAGGATTGGCAGCAGCAGGCTATTTTGCGCCGCATGGTGCGCGACCTTGATGTGCCGGTGCGCATTGAAACGCGCGAAACCGTGCGTGAAGCTGACGGCCTGGCTCTTTCCTCGCGCAACGTCTACCTCAGCCCGGACGAACGCGCCCATGCTCCGGAGATCCGCAAAGCCCTGCTCTACGCTCAAAAACTGGCCCAGAGCGGTGAAACCAGCGTCAAGCTGCTGCGCGAGGCTGTGCTGCGGCGCTGGGCGGAATTTCTGCCCATGGGGCGGCTTGACTACCTCAGTATTGTTCACCCGGAATCCATGACTCCGCTCACCGAAGTCACCGGTCCGGCGCTCATGGCCTGTGCCGTGCGCATAGGCAAGGCCCGGCTTATCGACAATATTCTGTTGCGACCCTAACCCGCGCCGCACTGACGCGAGCGCCCAAGGAGATTCATATGCATACCAAGGGCAAATACTTTTTCACTTCCGAATCTGTAACTGAAGGCCACCCCGACAAGGTCGCCGACCAGATTTCCGATGCCATCCTTGATACCCTGCTGGCACAGGACGCCAACGCCCACGTGGCCTGCGAAACCCTGGTGACCACGGGCATGGCTGTTATCGCTGGCGAAATCACCACCAGCGGCTACGCCGACCTGCCCCATGTGGTGCGCGAAACCATCAAGGGTATTGGCTACAATAGCTCAGAAATGGGTTTTGACTGGCAGACCTGCGCTGTTATCAACGCCATTGGCCGCCAGTCGCCCGACATCGCGCAGGGCGTACTGCGCGAAAAGCCCGAAGATCAGGGCGCGGGCGACCAGGGCATGATGTTTGGCTATGCCTGCAACGAAACCTCCACCCTTATGCCAGCCCCCATCTATTGGGCGCATCAGCTTTCGCAGCAGCTGGCGAAAGTGCGCAAGGACGGCACCGTGGACATCTTCCGTCCCGACGGCAAGACTCAGGTTTCCTTTGAATATCAGGACGGCAAGCCCGTGCGCATCAACAACGTGGTGGTCTCCACCCAGCACAGCGCCAACGCCAGCCAGGCTGATGTGGCCGAAGCCGTGAAAAAGCATGTCATTCGCCCCATCCTGGAACCCTCCGGCTATTTTGACGAAAAGGCCTGCGAAATCTTCATCAACACCACGGGCCGTTTTGTGGTGGGTGGCCCCATGGGCGACTGCGGCCTCACAGGCCGCAAGATCATTCAGGACACCTACGGCGGCAGCGGTCACCACGGCGGCGGCGCGTTCTCCGGCAAGGATCCTTCCAAGGTTGACCGTTCCGGCGCGTACATGGGCCGCTACATTGCCAAAAACGTTGTTGCCGCTGGCCTCGCCCCTGTGTGCGAAGTGCAGATCGCCTATTGCATCGGCGTGGCCCAGCCCGTCAGCGTGCTTGTTTCCTCGCAGGGCACCAGCGACCTGCCGGACGAACTGCTGACCAAGGCCGTGCGGGAAGTCTTTGACTTGCGCCCCTATTTCATCAGCAAGCGCCTTGATCTCAAGCGCCCCATCTACCAGAAGTCTTCCTGCTACGGTCACTTTGGCCGCGAACTGCCGGAATTCACTTGGGAAAAGACTGATGCCGTAGCCGACCTGCGCACCGCCGCCAAGGTGTAGCGCGAGCCTGCGTATTTGCCCTTTTGAGGTGCAGGAAATTCCTTGCTGGATTTTCTGCACCTCATTTTTTATCCATATCTTTTTGTTCGCATATTCCGGCCACAGACGTTTTACCGCCTTAATTCCGGGAAAATATCCTGTTCGCCCGCACGAGTTGCAAGCCGCCCCGCCCTTGCCTATACTGACGCACTTGACCGCGCCGCTCCGGCGCTATTCCGAGCAGTTTCCCCCTGGAACTGTCCGGCGTCTGTTCAAGCAGACCCCCGCCACGAAGGCCCAGGCGCAATACCTTGCGCTGACAAACGCCCACGTGAGCGACTTAAAATGCTGTAGTGAAGGCGAGGTAGCACATGGCTGGCAATACATTCGGACAGGCCCTGCGGCTGACAACATTCGGCGAATCCCACGGCGTGGGCCTTGGCGGCATCATTGACGGCTGCCCGGCGGGCCTGCCCCTGACAGAGGCCGACATTCAGGCCGAGCTTGACCGCCGCAAACCCGGTCAGGGCCCCACCGCCACCAAGCGCAAGGAATCAGACACGGTCCGCCTGCTCTCCGGCGTGTATGAGGGCGTCACCACGGGCACGTCCATTGCCTTCTACATCGCCAACGAAGACCAGCGCTCGCACGACTACGGCAATCTGGCCGAAATTTTTCGCCCCGGCCATGCGGACTGGGGATATTTTCAGAAGTACAACGGCATACGCGACCACCGCGGCGGCGGGCGCTCCTCTGGGCGCGAAACCGCAGCCCGCGTTGCTGGCGGCGTTATTGCCCGCAAGATTCTTGAACGCCGTGGCGTAAAAATCATGGCCGCCTGCGTGGAACTGGGCGGTACCGCTGTGCAGGACTGGGCAACCCTTGATTTGGACAATGCCCGCAATCGTCCCTATTGCGCCGCTACAGAGGCCATGCCCTCCCTCTGGGATCAGGTGGTGCTGGCTGCCCGCAAAGCGGGCGACACCCTGGGTGGCATTGTACGCATTGAGGCGCGCAATGTGCCCGCAGGCCTTGGCGAACCCGTGTTTGACAAGCTGGAGGCCGTGCTGGCCCACGCCATCATGAGCATTGGCGCAGTCAAAGGTTTTTCTGTTGGCGAAGGTTTTGGCGCGGCCAAGTTGCATGGCTCGCAAAACAACGACCCCCTGCTCCCCGCCGACCCGGCGCAGCCCGGCAAGGCCAACTTTGCTTCCAACCACGCAGGGGGCATATTGGGCGGCATTTCCAGCGGGCAGACCATTGTCATGCACGCTGCGGTCAAGCCCATCGCATCCATAGCCGTTACCCAGCAGACCGTGGACAAGGAGGGCAATGCCGCCTCCGTACTCATTGGCGGGCGGCACGACCTTGCCGCCATCCCGCGCGTTGTCCCGGTTCTGGAAGCCATGACGGCTCTGGCCTTGGCAGACGCCCTGCTGCTCCAGCAGCGCATGGGGCTGGGCCTGTGAGCAAAAAGGCCGACGTACACGCCCTGAACGCCCTGCGTTCCGTTGGCCCGGCAACTCTTGAAGACCTGCGCCTGCTTGGCGTTACTGATATTTCCGACCTGGCGGGGCGCGACCCTCAGGCCCTGTATGATGAATTGTGCCGCATCAAAGGCCAGAAAATTGATATCTGTTGCCTTGATGTTTTCAATTGCGCTGTTGCCCAGGCAAAGAATCCGGAACTACCTGATGATCAGCGCGACTGGTTCTGGTGGTCGCGGCAGCGCAAGGCTGCAACAAGCCCAAGGATTGCTGACAAGGCGAGTGCATGAGCAACCTGCCCCTTTTACAAGATCCCGATTCCGTTGAACTCACCGGCACGGTGGAGCGCGTTGTCTTTCATAATGAAGAAAACGGCTACACGGTGCTGCGTCTGTTGCCTGCAAGCGTGAACAGCGGCAGCGGCAATGCTGGCCTCACCCGCCCGCGCGACCCTGTTTCGTGCATCGGGCACATGGTCAACCCGCAAGCGGGCGTGCAGCTCAAAGTATCAGGCCGTTGGGTCAACAACCCCCGATTTGGCCGTCAGATCGAGTTTCAGAACGCCGATGAAATGCTGCCCGCCACCAGCGAGGGCATCCGTCTCTATCTCGCCTCAGGCCTTATCAAGGGCGTTGGCGAAGAAATGGCTGGGCGCATAGTCGAGGCCTTTGGCACGGATACCATTCGTATTCTTGATGAAGAGCCAGAGCGTCTGCTCAAGGTGCGCGGCGTGGGCAGCAAGAGCCTT is a genomic window of uncultured Desulfovibrio sp. containing:
- the rimO gene encoding 30S ribosomal protein S12 methylthiotransferase RimO, coding for MTRAIFPNSLKVWSLSLGCPKNRVDSERLLGSLGVAVQHVEHMGKARLVFINTCGFIDPAVRESVRAVVDAIQRLEKCKVKPLLAVGGCMVGRYGAADLAAELPEVDVWLPTGDLPRWPAMLAAALDLPEPPARIPGGGRLLSTGPSYAWLKVGEGCRHKCAFCTIPSIRGGLKSLTADDIADEARALLAQGVRELDLVAQDLTSWGVDLGLKHGLPSLLEKLVGLEGLAWLRLLYLYPTGVTPELLRFIRDCGAPLLPYLDIPLQHAHPDVLSRMGRPFAGDPRRVLDTVRSVLPHAALRTTFIVGYPGETEEHFESLCRFVEESRFQHVGVFAYQAEDGTVAATLPDQVPDEVKQWRRDSLMEIQADISNELLSAQVGSRMQVLVDAPHPDWPGLHSGRVWFQAPEVDGITYVSGPGIAPGALVECDIVENTDYDLTALA
- a CDS encoding bifunctional diguanylate cyclase/phosphodiesterase, encoding MKNADPANLSISATQSGEKPPAESPQEICLSHALQSVYGDILLIDFERDTCRELYHGEGHFTRMPLDQPLAETFKRELAERIHPDDAQRFAAFFSQDSLQQMLAQTPLFAAEDIRKKALNGLYRWVRIIAFPAPQYGGEQTYIVCTEDIENHKIAADIAHENEMLRRQKLDALRYKAVVDHTRTLVFEWSGTDLTYLSHRIPELLAGEYDGRNPFDVWREDDVLYAGDMEPFDTCLARLALGIRSGETTIRLRRRDGQYIWCKITYTKLDDGESEERYIGTLNDVDAATRTEQALRLRAEHDPLTGAFNTQTFFEKIDKLIKNRPNEQYCVLRFDVAGFKAINESFGLEEGNRLLRGIARLIRQRLISEKEIFARLTADVFAVCLTGGAERTLQFIQNLSLRLDHYSDTFRVKLFFGICPVENSRTPAHILCDWAYLAQKTVKGSDIVNFAFYDDALRKRLHDESYITDQMYEALEKNQFRLFLQPKVQISSGRIVGAEALVRWQHPTDGLILPGRFIPLFERNGFIVRLDSYIWDQTCQTLRTWLDKQYEPMPISVNMSRLHFNDDDLPNKLVSLLNKYNLPRHMLELELTESAFFANEPRLKRLMNELRAAGFVFSMDDFGTGYSSLSTLRDLPFNVVKLDRAFISDGTTNKRGQIVARNTIALARDLDMSIVAEGVETKEHARFLLNSGCNCAQGFYYSRPVDTAEFEVLSFVQEKAFWVHPQLKEDAIRLGLPISTEAPIKEY
- the panC gene encoding pantoate--beta-alanine ligase — its product is MQIFTNPKELTAQCKAWHRAGDDIALVPTMGYYHQGHEDLMAFARTQAKRLVVSLFVNPAQFGPGEDLEAYPRNAERDADIARNHGADALFMPQPETMYAQDHATWVEVPELSRGLCGLTRPVHFRGVCTVVLKLFMLTGADVAVFGQKDWQQQAILRRMVRDLDVPVRIETRETVREADGLALSSRNVYLSPDERAHAPEIRKALLYAQKLAQSGETSVKLLREAVLRRWAEFLPMGRLDYLSIVHPESMTPLTEVTGPALMACAVRIGKARLIDNILLRP
- the metK gene encoding methionine adenosyltransferase — encoded protein: MHTKGKYFFTSESVTEGHPDKVADQISDAILDTLLAQDANAHVACETLVTTGMAVIAGEITTSGYADLPHVVRETIKGIGYNSSEMGFDWQTCAVINAIGRQSPDIAQGVLREKPEDQGAGDQGMMFGYACNETSTLMPAPIYWAHQLSQQLAKVRKDGTVDIFRPDGKTQVSFEYQDGKPVRINNVVVSTQHSANASQADVAEAVKKHVIRPILEPSGYFDEKACEIFINTTGRFVVGGPMGDCGLTGRKIIQDTYGGSGHHGGGAFSGKDPSKVDRSGAYMGRYIAKNVVAAGLAPVCEVQIAYCIGVAQPVSVLVSSQGTSDLPDELLTKAVREVFDLRPYFISKRLDLKRPIYQKSSCYGHFGRELPEFTWEKTDAVADLRTAAKV
- the aroC gene encoding chorismate synthase, which gives rise to MAGNTFGQALRLTTFGESHGVGLGGIIDGCPAGLPLTEADIQAELDRRKPGQGPTATKRKESDTVRLLSGVYEGVTTGTSIAFYIANEDQRSHDYGNLAEIFRPGHADWGYFQKYNGIRDHRGGGRSSGRETAARVAGGVIARKILERRGVKIMAACVELGGTAVQDWATLDLDNARNRPYCAATEAMPSLWDQVVLAARKAGDTLGGIVRIEARNVPAGLGEPVFDKLEAVLAHAIMSIGAVKGFSVGEGFGAAKLHGSQNNDPLLPADPAQPGKANFASNHAGGILGGISSGQTIVMHAAVKPIASIAVTQQTVDKEGNAASVLIGGRHDLAAIPRVVPVLEAMTALALADALLLQQRMGLGL
- a CDS encoding helix-hairpin-helix domain-containing protein, with product MSKKADVHALNALRSVGPATLEDLRLLGVTDISDLAGRDPQALYDELCRIKGQKIDICCLDVFNCAVAQAKNPELPDDQRDWFWWSRQRKAATSPRIADKASA